A window of the Chlorocebus sabaeus isolate Y175 chromosome 8, mChlSab1.0.hap1, whole genome shotgun sequence genome harbors these coding sequences:
- the TRIB1 gene encoding tribbles homolog 1, giving the protein MRVGPVRSAMSGASQPRGPALLFPAARGVPAKRLLDADDAAAVAAKCPRLSECSSPPDYLSPPGSPCSPQPPPAAPGTGGGSGSAPGPSRIADYLLLPLAEREHVSRALCIHTGRELRCKVFPIKHYQDKIRPYIQLPSHSNITGIVEVILGETKAYVFFEKDFGDMHSYVRSRKRLREEEAARLFKQIVSAVAHCHQSAIVLGDLKLRKFVFSTEERTQLRLESLEDTHIIKGEDDALSDKHGCPAYVSPEILNTTGTYSGKAADVWSLGVMLYTLLVGRYPFHDSDPSALFSKIRRGQFCIPEHISPKARCLIRSLLRREPSERLTAPEILLHPWFESVLEPGYIDSEIGTSDQIVPEYQEDSDISSFFC; this is encoded by the exons ATGCGGGTCGGTCCCGTGCGCTCTGCCATGAGCGGCGCCTCGCAACCTCGCGGCCCGGCCCTGCTGTTCCCAGCCGCCCGAGGCGTCCCGGCCAAACGCTTGCTGGACGCCGACGACGCGGCGGCCGTGGCGGCCAAGTGCCCGCGCCTCTCCGAGTGCTCCAGCCCCCCGGACTACCTCAGCCCCCCCGGCTCGCCCTGCAGCCCGCAGCCCCCACCTGCCGCTCCGGGGACCGGCGGCGGCTCCGGGAGCGCGCCGGGGCCCAGCCGCATCGCCGACTACCTGCTGCTGCCCCTAGCCGAGCGCGAGCATGTGTCCCGGGCGCTGTGCATCCACACTGGCCGCGAGCTGCGCTGCAAG GTGTTTCCCATTAAACACTACCAGGACAAAATCAGGCCTTACATCCAGCTGCCATCGCACAGCAACATTACCGGCATTGTGGAAGTGATCCTTGGGGAAACCAAGGCCTACGTCTTCTTTGAGAAGGACTTTGGCGACATGCACTCCTATGTGCGAAGCCGGAAGAGGCTGCGGGAAGAGGAAGCCGCCCGGCTCTTCAAGCAGATTGTCTCTGCCGTCGCACACTGCCACCAGTCAGCCATCGTGCTGGGGGACCTGAAGCTTAGGAAGTTCGTCTTCTCCACGGAGGAGAG AACCCAGCTCAGACTAGAAAGTCTAGAAGACACACACATAATCAAGGGGGAAGATGATGCGTTGTCAGACAAACATGGCTGCCCAGCCTACGTGAGCCCTGAGATCCTCAACACCACCGGGACGTACTCCGGAAAGGCTGCGGACGTTTGGAGCCTAGGGGTGATGCTTTACACGCTTCTGGTTGGACGATACCCCTTCCATGACTCAGACCCCAGTGCCCTTTTTTCCAAAATTCGGCGTGGACAGTTCTGCATTCCTGAACACATTTCCCCCAAAGCCAGGTGCCTCATTCGCAGCCTCTTGAGACGGGAGCCCTCCGAGAGACTCACTGCCCCCGAGATCCTGCTGCACCcctggtttgagtctgtcttgGAACCTGGGTACATCGACTCAGAAATAGGAACTTCAGATCAGATTGTTCCAGAGTACCAGGAGGACAGTGACATTAGTTCCTTCTTCTGCTAA